In Torulaspora globosa chromosome 1, complete sequence, a genomic segment contains:
- the RCF2 gene encoding Rcf2p (ancestral locus Anc_6.314), translating to MKILTAEEIDAHRSHTLAGGIKGAVAGLLISGAIFKFAPMRYPKFNPKAMTYSVKTALFITPPTLLTAICAEEASNKFDELMYSSGPESSQAIEEYQRWKNLPLKQKFVEGLSNHKYKIITGLWAASLYGSWVMVNRDKIMTTTQKAVQARMYAQFITVALLLASMGLSMYEQSLNPNKQKSNEQRRWDRLLEEAEKEEKAEAARKTATGFASNQERVNAKIYKYD from the coding sequence ATGAAGATTCTGACAGctgaagaaatcgatgctCATAGATCTCACACTCTGGCCGGCGGTATTAAGGGTGCCGTTGCTGGGCTTCTCATCTCCGGAGCTATCTTTAAATTCGCTCCTATGAGATATCCAAAATTTAACCCTAAAGCCATGACTTACTCTGTGAAGACCGCATTGTTCATCACACCTCCAACTCTTTTAACGGCTATCTGTGCCGAGGAAGCTTCGAACAAATTCGACGAGCTTATGTACAGCTCTGGTCCCGAATCTTCgcaagccattgaagaatacCAGAGATGGAAGAACCTACCTCTCAAGCAAAAGTTTGTAGAAGGTTTATCCAACCACAAATACAAGATCATCACTGGTCTCTGGGCCGCATCGCTGTACGGCTCGTGGGTCATGGTCAACAGAGACAAGATCATGACTACGACCCAAAAGGCGGTGCAAGCAAGAATGTACGCTCAATTTATCACCGTGGCTCTGCTGCTGGCTTCGATGGGTTTGAGTATGTATGAGCAAAGTCTGAACCCaaacaagcagaagagcaaCGAACAGCGTCGTTGGGATAGACTTCTGGAGGAAGCcgagaaggaggagaaggCTGAGGCTGCAAGGAAAACCGCCACTGGTTTCGCTTCCAACCAGGAAAGAGTTAACGCCAAGATATACAAGTACGATTGA
- the IMG1 gene encoding mitochondrial 54S ribosomal protein bL19m (ancestral locus Anc_6.315): MLKSFAIGLGPRSFLRSYQIASTTRKTIPVYPPVEKAKKPNVVETLAKQDIETKLDPTGWRRELISKSTKNSLSAGDVVRVVYDSKKCSYDNFVGYVLAVNRKNLAQDASLLLRNQISKTAVEALIPVFSPLIERIDVLRRADSRRKRNRHYYIRNTKLDVGDLEASLRKKR; encoded by the coding sequence ATGTTGAAGAGTTTTGCTATTGGTCTTGGACCGAGGAGCTTCTTGAGGAGCTACCAGATTGCCTCTACGACGAGAAAAACGATACCGGTATATCCGCCAGTTGagaaagcgaagaaacCAAATGTGGTTGAGACGCTGGCTAAGCAGGATATTGAAACCAAGTTGGATCCTACCGGCTGGAGAAGAGAGCTCATCAGCAAGTCAACCAAGAATAGTTTAAGTGCCGGTGACGTCGTGCGTGTTGTCTACGACTCGAAGAAGTGCTCGTACGACAACTTCGTGGGTTATGTGCTTGCTGTGAACCGCAAGAACTTGGCCCAGGATGCATCTTTACTGCTACGGAATCAAATCTCCAAGACTGCTGTGGAAGCGTTGATTCCAGTGTTTTCACCTTTGATCGAAAGAATTGACGTACTGAGAAGAGCAGACAgcaggaggaaaagaaacagaCATTACTACATCAGAAACACCAAACTGGATGTGGGCGACTTGGAGGCCAgtctgaggaagaaaaggtGA
- the BUD23 gene encoding 18S rRNA (guanine1575-N7)-methyltransferase (ancestral locus Anc_6.316) produces the protein MSRPEDLAPPEIFYNDSESQKYTSSTRVQHIQAKMTLRALELLNIPPCSFVLDIGCGSGLSGEILTEEYGHVWCGLDISPSMLATGLTRDVEGDLMLQDMGQGIPFRAGTFDAAISISAIQWLCNADTSYNDPRKRLMRFFNSLYAALRKGGKFVAQFYPKNDEQLDQILHSAKVAGFSGGLVIDDPESKKNKKYYLVLSSGSPNSADEQVNLQGVTMDKEEHKTKKDKNHKESKKTFILRKKELMKRRGRKVAKDSKFTGRKRRPRF, from the coding sequence ATGTCTCGTCCAGAGGATTTGGCACCACCGGAGATTTTTTACAATGATTCTGAGTCCCAAAAGTACACTTCGTCGACAAGAGTTCAGCACATCCAGGCCAAGATGACGCTGCGGGCTCTAGAACTGCTCAACATTCCTCCCTGCTCATTTGTACTCGATATCGGTTGCGGGTCGGGTCTGAGTGGGGAGATCCTCACAGAAGAGTATGGCCACGTCTGGTGCGGGTTGGATATATCTCCCAGCATGCTGGCTACCGGACTAACGCGAGACGTGGAGGGAGATCTAATGCTTCAGGATATGGGGCAGGGAATACCGTTTCGTGCCGGGACGTTCGACGCTGCTATAAGCATCAGTGCCATCCAATGGCTGTGTAACGCTGACACTTCATACAATGACCCTCGCAAGAGGCTCATGCGATTCTTCAACTCGCTGTACGCTGCACTGCGGAAAGGTGGCAAGTTTGTGGCCCAGTTTTATCCCAAGAACGACGAACAGCTGGATCAGATTCTGCACTCGGCCAAGGTTGCCGGTTTCAGCGGCGGACTGGTGATCGACGACCCTGagtccaagaagaacaagaaataCTACCTGGTGCTGAGCTCGGGGTCGCCTAACTCCGCGGATGAGCAGGTCAACCTGCAGGGTGTGACTATGGATAAAGAAGAGCacaagaccaagaaggacaaaaaTCACAAGGAGTCAAAAAAGACGTTCATcctgaggaagaaagagctcaTGAAACGCAGAGGGCGGAAGGTCGCAAAGGACTCGAAGTTCACCGGTAGGAAGAGAAGGCCTAGGTTCTAA